In Nocardioides sp. JQ2195, a genomic segment contains:
- a CDS encoding enolase C-terminal domain-like protein, with protein MKITQVEAIPFAIPYRKPLVFASGEVHTASHILVRVHTDDGLVGTAEAPPRPFTYGETQASIKDVVDSIFAPAITGESPYDRELIHGRMARTVANPTAKGAVDMALWDIIGQATGVSVTQLLGGFTDRMRVSHMLGFDEPQKMADEAERMLETYGISTFKVKVGRTPIELDIAVCRAIRERLGDRIELYIDGNRGWTASESARALRQMDDLDLSMAEELNPADDVLGRRWLVEQSRIPFVADESVSSPAEVTREILGGSATMVSIKTARTGFTMSQRVHHLVESLGVEVVMGNQIDSQVGSLCTLAFGAAYESTARRAGELSNFLDMSDDLLATPLEISNGEILVRQGPGLGIEIDEDKLTRYRQDR; from the coding sequence ATGAAGATCACGCAGGTGGAGGCGATCCCGTTCGCCATCCCCTATCGCAAGCCCTTGGTCTTCGCGAGCGGTGAGGTGCACACCGCCTCGCACATCCTCGTGCGGGTGCACACCGACGACGGGCTGGTCGGGACGGCGGAGGCCCCGCCGCGTCCGTTCACCTACGGCGAGACCCAGGCGTCCATCAAGGATGTGGTCGATTCGATCTTCGCGCCGGCCATCACCGGGGAGTCGCCGTACGACCGCGAGCTGATCCACGGCCGGATGGCGCGCACCGTGGCCAACCCGACCGCCAAGGGCGCGGTCGACATGGCTCTGTGGGACATCATCGGCCAGGCCACGGGGGTGTCCGTCACGCAGCTGCTCGGCGGCTTCACCGACCGGATGCGGGTCTCCCACATGCTCGGCTTCGACGAGCCGCAGAAGATGGCCGACGAGGCGGAGCGGATGCTGGAGACCTACGGCATCTCGACGTTCAAGGTGAAGGTCGGGCGAACCCCGATCGAGCTCGACATCGCCGTCTGTCGAGCGATCCGGGAACGCCTCGGCGACCGCATCGAGCTCTACATCGACGGCAACCGCGGCTGGACCGCTTCCGAGTCGGCCCGCGCCCTGCGCCAGATGGACGACCTCGACCTGTCGATGGCCGAGGAGCTGAACCCCGCCGACGACGTGCTCGGCCGACGCTGGCTCGTCGAGCAGTCCCGCATCCCCTTCGTGGCCGACGAGTCCGTCTCTTCGCCGGCCGAGGTGACGCGAGAGATCCTCGGTGGTTCCGCGACCATGGTCAGCATCAAGACCGCCCGCACCGGGTTCACCATGTCGCAGCGGGTGCACCACCTGGTCGAGTCGCTCGGGGTCGAGGTCGTGATGGGCAACCAGATCGACAGCCAGGTCGGATCGCTGTGCACGCTCGCCTTCGGGGCGGCCTACGAGTCCACCGCGCGCCGCGCCGGGGAGCTCTCCAACTTCCTGGACATGAGTGACGACCTGCTGGCCACGCCGCTGGAGATCAGCAACGGCGAGATCCTCGTGCGGCAGGGCCCCGGCCTCGGCATCGAGATCGACGAGGACAAGCTCACCCGCTACCGCCAGGACCGCTGA
- a CDS encoding pirin family protein: MSNLEKDPPELRCTTGNTDDGIEILPPREVPLGGPRAMLVRRTLPQRHRSLIGAWCFVDHYGPDDVADSGGMSVAPHPHTGLQTVSWLFTGEIRHRDSVGTEAMVRPGEVNLMTGGHGISHSEVSTPQTTVLHGAQLWVALPEATRDAPAAFEHHAPEPVEGDGWEARVFLGSLLGSTSPVTTHTPLLGAEVLVGAGTTVRIDVDPTFEHGLLLDTGSVTLDGRGVQSADLAYAAPGRSCLELHALEDSRLLLLGGPPFGEAIVMWWNFVGRTHEEIVKYREEWQAQITADGAVVDDGQRVADGRFGVVANESLPPIPAPAMPNARLKERR; this comes from the coding sequence ATGAGCAACCTGGAGAAGGACCCGCCCGAGCTGCGATGCACGACCGGCAACACCGACGACGGCATCGAGATCCTGCCGCCGCGCGAGGTTCCGCTGGGCGGTCCCCGCGCGATGCTGGTGCGGCGCACCCTGCCGCAGCGGCACCGCTCACTGATCGGCGCCTGGTGCTTCGTCGACCACTACGGGCCGGACGACGTGGCCGACTCCGGCGGCATGTCGGTCGCACCGCACCCGCACACCGGCCTGCAGACGGTGAGCTGGCTCTTCACCGGCGAGATCCGGCACCGCGACAGCGTCGGCACCGAGGCGATGGTGCGCCCGGGTGAGGTCAACCTGATGACCGGCGGCCACGGGATCAGCCACTCGGAGGTCTCGACACCCCAGACCACGGTGCTCCACGGCGCCCAGCTGTGGGTGGCGCTCCCCGAGGCCACGCGCGATGCACCTGCGGCGTTCGAGCACCACGCCCCGGAGCCGGTGGAAGGCGACGGCTGGGAGGCCCGGGTGTTCCTCGGCTCGCTGCTCGGATCGACCTCGCCGGTCACCACCCACACCCCGCTGCTCGGGGCGGAGGTCCTGGTCGGGGCCGGCACGACGGTGCGGATCGACGTCGACCCGACCTTCGAGCACGGACTCCTGCTCGACACCGGCTCGGTCACCCTCGACGGGCGCGGAGTGCAGTCGGCCGACCTCGCGTACGCCGCCCCCGGACGCTCCTGCCTCGAGCTCCACGCACTCGAGGACTCACGCCTGCTCCTGCTCGGCGGCCCACCGTTCGGGGAGGCCATCGTGATGTGGTGGAACTTCGTCGGGCGCACCCATGAGGAGATCGTGAAGTACCGCGAGGAGTGGCAGGCACAGATCACCGCCGACGGAGCGGTCGTGGACGACGGGCAGCGGGTCGCCGACGGTCGCTTCGGCGTCGTGGCCAACGAGTCCCTTCCGCCCATCCCGGCGCCCGCGATGCCCAACGCTCGGCTGAAGGAGCGCCGCTAG
- the nemA gene encoding N-ethylmaleimide reductase: MSDLFSPLAIGSLELPNRVFMAPLTRMRATAPGDVPNDLMRDYYVQRATAGLVISEGTQISAEGKGYADTPGIHSQEQVAGWRSITDAVHAAGGRMAAQLWHTGRVNHESLHDGALPVSASAVEFRSRTSLKDPDGNVVRANCPTPRALTTDELPRLVDDYRRSARNAREAGFDLVEVHAAHGYLLHQFLAETSNHRTDEYGGSLANRARLLLGVVDAIAGEIGADRVGVRLSPVGSFNGLDSDDDGESGLHVARALAERGTAFLHLSEPDWAGGPSLDDEFRTKLRDAFPGVIVGAGNYDAAKAERLLDAGFIDAAAFGRSFIANPDLPARLEHGLELNPPVPETFYGGGHEGYTDYPAMADAWPPAHIVPSVPT, encoded by the coding sequence ATGTCCGACCTCTTCTCTCCCCTGGCCATCGGCTCCCTGGAGCTGCCCAACCGTGTCTTCATGGCACCGCTCACCCGGATGCGGGCCACCGCCCCCGGCGACGTGCCGAACGACCTGATGCGCGACTACTACGTGCAGCGCGCCACCGCAGGGCTGGTGATCAGCGAGGGCACCCAGATCTCCGCCGAGGGCAAGGGCTACGCCGACACCCCGGGCATCCACAGCCAGGAGCAGGTGGCGGGATGGCGCTCGATCACGGACGCCGTCCATGCCGCCGGGGGACGGATGGCCGCACAGCTGTGGCACACGGGTCGGGTCAACCACGAGTCGCTCCACGACGGGGCGTTGCCGGTGTCGGCCAGTGCCGTCGAGTTCCGCAGTCGCACCTCTCTCAAGGATCCCGACGGCAACGTCGTCCGGGCGAACTGCCCGACGCCCCGCGCCCTCACCACCGACGAGCTCCCCCGGCTGGTCGACGACTACCGCCGCTCCGCCCGGAACGCGCGCGAGGCCGGCTTCGACCTGGTCGAGGTGCACGCGGCGCACGGCTACCTGCTGCACCAGTTCCTCGCCGAGACCAGCAACCACCGCACCGACGAGTACGGCGGGTCGCTGGCGAACCGGGCCCGGTTGCTGCTCGGGGTGGTCGACGCGATCGCCGGCGAGATCGGCGCCGACCGGGTCGGCGTACGCCTGTCCCCGGTGGGGAGCTTCAACGGACTCGACTCCGACGACGACGGCGAGTCCGGGCTGCACGTCGCCCGCGCACTGGCCGAGCGCGGGACCGCGTTCCTGCACCTCTCCGAGCCCGACTGGGCCGGCGGTCCGAGCCTCGACGACGAGTTCCGCACCAAGCTGCGCGACGCCTTCCCGGGCGTGATCGTGGGCGCCGGCAACTACGACGCGGCCAAGGCCGAGCGACTGCTCGACGCCGGGTTCATCGACGCGGCGGCATTCGGCCGCTCGTTCATCGCCAACCCCGACCTGCCGGCGCGGCTCGAGCACGGCCTCGAGCTGAACCCGCCGGTGCCGGAGACGTTCTACGGCGGTGGCCACGAGGGCTACACCGACTACCCGGCCATGGCAGACGCCTGGCCGCCGGCCCACATCGTCCCGAGCGTGCCGACCTAG
- a CDS encoding homogentisate 1,2-dioxygenase domain-containing protein: MAHYRLAGDVPPKRHTQHRDADGNLFHEELMGEEGFSSDSSLLYHRGVPSAIVDSQVWELPDQARTPNHPLKPRHLRLHDLGFDAQADAVTGRRLVLGNNDVRISYVVTAIASPLHRNAIGDECVYVESGAGLLETVFGTLSYRAGDYVVIPRATTHRWLPTERSQLYCIEANSHIAPPKRYLSKYGQLLEHAPYCERDLHGPVWDPEMATGELATDVEVLVKHRVGGGIGGTRMTYATHPFDVVGWDGCLYPYTFNIDDYMPITGKIHQPPPVHQVFEGHNFVVCNFLPRKVDYHPLSVPVPYYHSNVDSDEVMFYVGGDYEARKGSGIGLGSISLHPGGYAHGPQPSAIEASLGAEFFEESAVMVDTFAPLDLGEAGLAGEDPAYAWTWAGRSTGGDDGGPAVFSNS, translated from the coding sequence ATGGCGCACTACCGACTGGCGGGCGACGTGCCGCCCAAGCGCCACACCCAGCACCGTGACGCCGACGGCAACCTCTTCCACGAGGAGCTGATGGGGGAGGAGGGGTTCTCCTCCGACTCGTCGTTGCTCTACCACCGCGGCGTGCCCTCGGCGATCGTCGACTCCCAGGTGTGGGAGCTGCCCGACCAGGCACGCACCCCCAATCACCCGCTGAAGCCGCGCCACCTCAGGCTGCACGACCTCGGCTTCGACGCACAGGCCGACGCCGTCACCGGCCGCCGCCTCGTGCTGGGCAACAACGACGTGCGGATCTCCTACGTCGTCACGGCCATCGCCTCCCCGCTCCACCGCAACGCGATCGGTGACGAGTGCGTCTATGTCGAGAGCGGTGCGGGCCTCCTCGAGACCGTCTTCGGGACGTTGTCCTACCGGGCCGGCGACTACGTGGTCATCCCGCGGGCCACGACGCACCGGTGGTTGCCGACCGAGCGGTCGCAGCTCTACTGCATCGAGGCGAACAGCCACATCGCGCCACCGAAGCGCTACCTGTCCAAGTACGGCCAGCTGCTCGAGCACGCGCCCTACTGCGAGCGCGACCTGCACGGGCCGGTGTGGGATCCCGAGATGGCCACGGGCGAGCTGGCCACCGACGTCGAGGTGCTGGTCAAGCACCGGGTCGGTGGGGGCATCGGCGGCACCAGGATGACCTACGCCACGCACCCGTTCGACGTGGTCGGCTGGGACGGCTGTCTCTACCCCTACACGTTCAACATCGACGACTACATGCCGATCACCGGCAAGATCCACCAGCCGCCACCGGTGCACCAGGTCTTCGAGGGCCACAACTTCGTGGTCTGCAACTTCCTCCCGCGCAAGGTCGACTACCACCCGCTCTCGGTCCCGGTGCCCTACTACCACTCGAACGTCGACTCCGACGAGGTGATGTTCTACGTCGGCGGCGACTACGAGGCGCGCAAGGGCTCGGGCATCGGGCTGGGCTCGATCTCGCTCCACCCGGGCGGCTACGCCCACGGTCCGCAACCCAGTGCCATCGAGGCGTCCCTGGGGGCGGAGTTCTTCGAGGAGTCGGCAGTCATGGTCGACACGTTCGCGCCGCTCGACCTGGGAGAGGCCGGCCTCGCCGGTGAGGACCCGGCCTACGCCTGGACCTGGGCCGGCCGCTCCACCGGCGGGGACGACGGTGGGCCGGCGGTCTTCAGCAACAGCTAG